The following are from one region of the Marinomonas sp. CT5 genome:
- a CDS encoding DNA ligase, translating into MFRSKHVVSIVFLLLSQFLIANPDVQLATVFTDDTHVEDYLISEKYDGVRAIWTGDGLVSRRGNPINAPEWFTNKLPKVWLDGELWSKHNDFSFVLSTVSKHIPVDSEWRKINYMIFDAPDRERNMTFEERYKRYTRLLTILDLPHVKPVEQFTVKNNKELNEMLNAYVQKGAEGLMLHRKMARFANGRSDNLLKLKPHMEADAKVLEIINGTGKYEGMMGSVVVETEGGLRFKVGSGFSDQERRFPPKIGQTIIYKYHGFTERGIPRFASFLRFREANY; encoded by the coding sequence ATGTTTAGATCAAAACATGTTGTTTCAATCGTTTTTTTATTATTGTCTCAGTTTCTCATTGCGAACCCAGATGTCCAATTGGCAACCGTGTTTACTGATGATACTCATGTTGAAGATTATCTTATTAGTGAAAAATATGATGGTGTTCGTGCTATTTGGACGGGGGATGGATTAGTTAGCCGTCGTGGTAATCCTATCAATGCACCAGAGTGGTTTACCAATAAATTACCGAAAGTTTGGCTTGATGGTGAACTTTGGTCGAAACATAATGACTTTTCTTTTGTCCTCTCAACGGTTAGTAAGCATATTCCTGTAGATAGTGAGTGGCGCAAAATCAATTACATGATTTTTGATGCCCCAGATAGAGAAAGAAACATGACGTTTGAAGAAAGGTACAAACGTTACACTCGTTTACTAACAATTCTTGATTTACCCCATGTTAAGCCAGTTGAACAATTTACGGTAAAAAACAATAAAGAGCTTAATGAAATGTTGAATGCCTATGTGCAAAAAGGCGCTGAAGGTTTGATGTTACATCGTAAAATGGCGAGATTTGCCAATGGTCGATCGGATAATTTGCTCAAACTAAAACCTCATATGGAAGCCGATGCAAAAGTTCTTGAAATTATAAATGGTACTGGCAAATACGAGGGCATGATGGGCTCTGTTGTAGTAGAAACAGAAGGAGGCTTGCGTTTCAAAGTAGGCAGTGGCTTTTCTGATCAAGAGCGTCGTTTTCCTCCCAAAATAGGACAAACTATTATTTA